In Rhodamnia argentea isolate NSW1041297 chromosome 4, ASM2092103v1, whole genome shotgun sequence, the following proteins share a genomic window:
- the LOC115726174 gene encoding transcription factor MYB1-like — MIKQKKWEGVPLASTFSRNWRFERERMKARAIKKGLWRPEEDAILKQYVEAHGEGNWAVVSQRSGLKRGGKSCRLRWKNYLRPNIKRGGMSPEEEDLIIRMHKLLGNRWSLIAGRLPGRTDNEVKNYWNTHLNKRHSSHRRQTIASNGCRQEGENIRTTAKAANTATEVPSPQSTTPPPAVVHDGSNDLNPTESTTMTGRKEERPEDGERFVYGCDMGSPLAIPGSNYSRPFVFDDELLVPWLDSFVFV, encoded by the exons ATGATTAAACAGAAGAAGTGGGAGGGGGTCCCTCTCGCTTCCACATTCTCAAGAAATTGGAGATTTG agagagagagaatgaaggcAAGAGCGATCAAGAAAGGCTTGTGGAGACCAGAAGAGGATGCGATATTAAAACAGTACGTCGAGGCTCATGGCGAAGGCAACTGGGCAGTCGTCTCTCAAAGATCCG GTTTAAAGAGGGGAGGCAAGAGTTGTAGATTGAGATGGAAGAATTACTTGAGACCCAACATAAAACGAGGTGGGATGTccccagaagaagaagatctcATCATCCGGATGCATAAGCTTCTCGGCAATCG ATGGTCGCTAATTGCCGGGCGGCTTCCTGGTCGGACTGACAACGAAGTGAAGAATTACTGGAACACCCATTTGAACAAGAGACATTCGTCGCACAGAAGGCAAACCATTGCCTCAAATGGATGCCGCCAAGAGGGCGAGAACATCCGCACAACCGCCAAGGCTGCCAACACAGCCACGGAAGTACCGAGTCCACAGTCCACTACTCCGCCGCCAGCAGTAGTTCACGACGGAAGCAATGACCTCAACCCAACAGAATCGACAACGATGACGggaaggaaagaagagagacCGGAAGATGGAGAGAGATTCGTGTACGGCTGCGACATGGGATCGCCGCTGGCGATACCGGGGAGCAATTATTCGAGGCCGTTTGTCTTTGACGACGAGCTGCTTGTGCCCTGGTTGGATTCCTTTGTTTTTGTCTGA
- the LOC115726172 gene encoding TBC1 domain family member 17 encodes MHETELHDLSDDADYAASQLQGSVSMERSDSVKTTSSAEPEGAELVYLKDNVTIHPSQFASERISGRLKLIKQGLSLLLTWIPYKGHNTNARLSEKDRNLYTIKGISFSDVRSIRRHTPTLGWQYIIVVMSSGLAYPPLYFYSGGVKEFLATIKQHIFIVRSADDANVFLVNDFENPLQRTLSSLELPRAVVANGLSASTSVSASHPAEKQPIDDGSVSGDIASLSLYNGRPRPKVHDPARDLSIQVLEKFSLVTRFARETTSQLLRESLNNGYGANERRDNSLHHQDYSCKPSPDPEKAPEEVPVVPDPLEFDKLSLVWGKPRQSPLGSEEWATFLDSEGRVIDSKALKKRIFYGGVEHRLRREVWAFLLGYHAFDSTCAEREYRRSMKKLEYETIKHQWQSISAEQAKRFTKFRERKGLIDKDVVRTDRSLSFYEGDDNPNVNLLRDILLTYSFYNFDLGYCQGMSDLLSPILYVTEDESESFWCFVAVMERLGPNFNRDQNGMHSQLFALCKLVELLDRPLHNYFKQNDCLNYFFCFRWVLIQFKREFEYEKVMRLWEVFWTHHLSEHLHLYVCVAILKRYRNKIMGEQMDFDTLLKFINELSGYIDLDAILRDAEALCICAGENGAACIPPGTPPSLPVETSLLFPQQDDVL; translated from the exons ATGCACGAGACCGAGCTCCACGACCTCTCCGACGACGCCGATTACGCCGCTTCGCAGCTTCAG GGATCGGTGAGCATGGAGCGGAGTGACAGTGTCAAGACGACCTCGTCCGCCGAGCCGGAGGGCGCGGAGCTGGTTTATTTGAAGGATAATGTGACGATTCACCCGTCGCAGTTCGCCTCCGAGAGGATCAGCGGGAGGTTGAAGTTGATTAAGCAAGGGTTGTCTCTTTTGTTG ACCTGGATACCCTACAAAGGTCACAACACGAATGCTAGGCTCTCTGAGAAAG ATAGGAATCTTTATACGATCAAGGGGATTTCTTTCTCCGATGTGAGGTCCATCCGTCGCCACACCCCAACGCTTGGGTGGCAATACATCATAGTCGTTATGTCCTCAG GACTTGCATATCCTCCTCTTTACTTCTATAGTGGAGGAGTCAAGGAGTTTCTTGCGACAATAAAGCAACATATTTTTATTGTGAG GTCAGCTGACGATGCCAACGTTTTTCTTGTGAACGATTTTGAAAATCCTCTTCAG AGAACTTTATCTTCCTTGGAGCTGCCCAGGGCTGTTGTTGCAAATGGACTATCTGCATCCACATCTGTTTCAGCTTCACATCCTGCTGAAAAACAGCCAATTGATGACGGTAGTGTTAGTGGTGACATTGCAAGTTTGTCTTTGTACAATGGGAGGCCAAGACCAAAGGTTCATGATCCTGCTCGGGATCTTTCAATTCAAGTACTGGAGAAGTTCTCTCTAGTGACAAGGTTTGCTCGTGAAACGACTTCACAACTCCTTCGCGAAAGTCTAAACAATGGGTATGGTGCAAATGAGAGGAGAGACAATAGCCTGCATCATCAGGATTACTCTTGCAAGCCATCTCCTGATCCAGAAAAAGCTCCTGAGGAGGTTCCTGTTGTGCCAGATCCTCTGGAG TTTGATAAATTATCACTGGTATGGGGGAAACCACGACAGTCGCCGTTAGGGTCAGAAGAG TGGGCTACTTTCTTGGATTCTGAAGGACGGGTGATTGATTCAAAAGCACTGAAAAAGAGAATATTTTATGGAGGAGTTGAGCACAGACTGAGGAGAGAG GTTTGGGCATTCTTGTTGGGATATCATGCCTTTGATTCAACATGTGCGGAGAGAGAATATCGTAGGTCAATGAAAAAGTTAGAGTATGAAACCATAAAACACCAATGGCAG AGTATATCTGCAGAACAGGCAAAGAGGTTCACTAAGTTCAGGGAGAGGAAAGGTCTTATAGATAAAGATGTG GTTAGGACTGATAGGTCACTCTCATTCTACGAAGGAGATGATAACCCTAATGTGAATCTTCTTCGAGATATTTTATTGACCTACTCATTTTACAATTTCGATCTTGGTTATTGTCAG GGTATGAGTGATCTTCTTTCTCCCATATTGTACGTTACGGAGGATGAATCGGAATCTTTTTGGTGTTTTGTTGCCGTGATGGAACGACTTGGACCCAATTTTAATCGAGATCAAAACGGCATGCACTCTCAACTTTTTGCATTATGCAAg CTGGTGGAGTTGTTGGACCGTCCACTGCACAACTATTTTAAGCAGAATGATTGCTTGAATTATTTCTTCTGCTTCCGCTGGGTTCTGATACAGTTCAAAAG GGAATTCGAGTATGAAAAGGTAATGCGCCTATGGGAGGTTTTCTGGACACACCACCTGTCAGAGCATTTACACCTGTATGTTTGTGTCGCAATCTTGAAGCGGTACCGCAACAAGATAATGGGCGAGCAGATGGACTTTGATACGCTCTTGAAGTTCATCAATGAGTTGAGTGGCTACATTGATCTCGATGCAATCCTTAGGGATGCAGAGGCATTGTGCATATGTGCAGGCGAGAACGGCGCTGCTTGCATCCCACCTGGAACTCCACCTTCATTGCCAGTTGAAACCAGCTTATTATTCCCTCAGCAAGATGACGTCTTGTAG